In Leptospiraceae bacterium, one DNA window encodes the following:
- a CDS encoding 50S ribosomal protein L23, which produces MNIENVVIAPLLTEKAQDLEKIGTKTGKRTIKYSFKVHPRANKTLIKEFIKKTYNVSPSSISIMVYKGKNKKFRNSISVRPHWKKAIVTFSNGSVLDFTKGG; this is translated from the coding sequence ATGAATATTGAAAATGTAGTTATTGCTCCTTTGCTTACAGAAAAAGCACAGGATTTAGAAAAAATCGGAACTAAGACCGGTAAAAGAACAATAAAGTATTCTTTTAAAGTTCATCCTCGTGCGAATAAAACTTTGATTAAAGAATTTATTAAAAAAACCTATAATGTTTCTCCTTCTTCAATAAGCATTATGGTATATAAAGGTAAAAATAAAAAATTTAGAAATTCTATTTCTGTTCGCCCTCATTGGAAAAAGGCCATCGTAACTTTTTCCAATGGTTCAGTTTTGGATTTTACTAAGGGTGGTTGA
- the rplD gene encoding 50S ribosomal protein L4, translating to MKAQKFSNSGKFLKDVELPEFLFKEKLSKGAIFDAIKAENANMRSGNHSTKDRGEVRGGGKKPWSQKGTGRARQGSSRAPHWVGGGVIHGPKKRDYSIRLSRNVKNRAVVSILQKKAYEEKLKLLEDISLNEFNTKAVFQIFKNMNIEDKGRFSLIVANDSLHLKNSARNIKNLQFINAKRIACRELLYNNNLVITDSAMKELEAKYGA from the coding sequence ATGAAAGCACAGAAATTTTCAAATTCAGGAAAATTTTTAAAAGATGTAGAGCTACCTGAATTCTTATTCAAAGAAAAACTCAGTAAAGGTGCTATCTTTGATGCGATTAAAGCTGAAAACGCTAATATGAGATCGGGAAACCATTCTACAAAAGATAGAGGAGAAGTTCGTGGTGGTGGTAAGAAGCCTTGGTCCCAAAAAGGTACTGGTCGCGCAAGACAAGGATCTTCCAGAGCACCTCATTGGGTTGGTGGAGGTGTAATCCATGGACCTAAGAAAAGAGATTACTCTATTCGGCTTTCACGAAATGTTAAGAATCGAGCAGTAGTTTCTATCTTACAGAAAAAAGCCTATGAAGAAAAGTTGAAATTGTTAGAAGACATTAGTTTGAATGAATTTAACACGAAAGCAGTTTTTCAAATATTTAAAAATATGAATATTGAAGACAAGGGTAGATTTAGTCTGATTGTTGCAAACGATAGTCTTCACTTAAAAAATTCTGCCAGAAATATTAAAAATCTACAGTTTATCAATGCAAAAAGAATCGCTTGTCGCGAGTTGTTATACAACAACAATTTGGTGATTACTGATAGTGCAATGAAAGAGTTAGAAGCTAAGTACGGGGCATAA
- the rplC gene encoding 50S ribosomal protein L3: MAKGLIGKKIGMTQIFTEAGDMLPVTALELGPCSVSQVKTLEKDGYSAIQLSYGEVKPEQISSPELKHLSKNQIEPKRFLKEFRFGEEGPKAGDTLQVADIFAISDKVKVTGVSKGKGFQGVVKRHGHHGGPMAHGSRNHRLPGSIGACATPSRVFKGLKLPGRAGGLKTAVSNLKIVKIIPESNLIFVSGCIPGPSKSLVTVEKI; the protein is encoded by the coding sequence ATGGCAAAGGGATTGATAGGAAAAAAAATCGGAATGACACAAATCTTTACTGAGGCAGGTGACATGCTCCCTGTTACAGCTTTAGAATTGGGTCCTTGTAGCGTATCACAAGTGAAAACTCTTGAAAAAGATGGTTATTCTGCGATTCAGTTGAGTTACGGAGAAGTAAAGCCTGAGCAGATTTCTTCACCGGAGTTAAAGCATTTAAGTAAAAATCAGATTGAACCAAAGAGATTTTTAAAAGAATTTCGATTTGGAGAGGAAGGACCTAAAGCTGGAGATACTCTTCAAGTAGCTGATATTTTTGCAATTTCTGATAAGGTAAAAGTTACCGGAGTCAGCAAAGGAAAGGGATTCCAAGGGGTAGTAAAAAGACACGGACACCATGGTGGTCCAATGGCTCACGGTTCTAGAAATCATAGACTTCCAGGTTCGATCGGTGCTTGTGCGACTCCTTCCAGGGTGTTTAAGGGGCTAAAGCTTCCGGGTAGAGCCGGTGGCTTAAAAACTGCTGTATCTAATTTGAAGATAGTGAAGATTATTCCTGAAAGCAATCTTATTTTTGTTTCTGGGTGCATTCCCGGCCCATCAAAGTCTCTTGTTACAGTGGAGAAAATATAG
- the rpsJ gene encoding 30S ribosomal protein S10 codes for MTNGQRIRVKLRAFDHRLIDQSTYEIVATAKRTGAVVSGPIPLPTRIERYTVLRSPHVNKKSREQFEMRTHKRLIDILNTNEDTVEALMKLQLPAGVSVDIKS; via the coding sequence ATGACAAACGGGCAAAGAATACGAGTTAAGTTACGTGCATTCGACCATAGGTTGATTGATCAATCAACCTATGAGATTGTTGCAACAGCAAAAAGAACAGGTGCAGTAGTGTCTGGTCCAATTCCTTTACCAACCAGAATTGAGAGATACACTGTGCTGCGTTCTCCTCATGTGAATAAGAAATCGAGAGAGCAATTTGAAATGAGAACTCATAAAAGGCTAATTGATATTCTGAATACGAATGAAGATACAGTAGAAGCTCTCATGAAGCTTCAATTGCCCGCCGGTGTTTCAGTGGATATTAAATCTTAG
- the tuf gene encoding elongation factor Tu codes for MAKEKFDRSKPHLNVGTIGHVDHGKTTLTAAITTTLARKFGGKNKAVRYDEIDNAPEEKARGITIATSHQEYETANRHYAHVDCPGHADYVKNMITGAAQMDAAILVVSATDGAMPQTKEHILLARQVGVPYIVVYLNKADQLKEDERAEMIAMVEEEIRDLLKKYNFPKEGQGEIPIVYGSALKALEGDESELGMKSIEKLMEALDTYVPNPKRITDKPFLMPVEDVFSITGRGTVATGRVEQGVLKINEELEIIGIRDTQKTVVTGIEMFRKLLDQAEAGDNIGALLRGTKKEDIERGQVLAKPGSITPHKKFAAEVYVLTKDEGGRHKPFFNNYRPQFYFRTTDITGVCMLPAGMEMVMPGDNVSVTIELIHPIAMDKGLNFAIREGGKTIGSGVVADIIE; via the coding sequence ATGGCTAAAGAAAAATTTGATCGGAGTAAGCCGCACTTAAACGTTGGAACAATTGGTCACGTTGACCACGGTAAAACAACTCTTACTGCGGCGATTACTACTACACTTGCAAGAAAATTCGGCGGAAAAAATAAGGCCGTGCGTTATGACGAAATCGATAACGCTCCTGAAGAAAAAGCCAGGGGTATTACTATTGCAACTTCTCATCAAGAATATGAAACTGCAAACAGACATTATGCTCACGTCGATTGTCCAGGTCACGCTGACTATGTGAAGAACATGATTACAGGTGCCGCACAGATGGACGCAGCGATTCTAGTGGTGTCTGCTACAGATGGTGCTATGCCTCAAACAAAAGAGCACATCTTGCTTGCAAGACAGGTTGGTGTTCCTTATATTGTAGTCTATTTGAATAAAGCAGATCAGTTAAAGGAAGACGAAAGAGCTGAAATGATCGCAATGGTCGAAGAAGAAATTCGCGATCTTTTGAAAAAATACAATTTCCCCAAAGAAGGACAAGGTGAAATCCCTATCGTTTACGGCTCTGCATTAAAAGCCCTTGAAGGTGACGAGAGTGAACTTGGAATGAAATCCATTGAAAAATTAATGGAAGCGTTAGACACTTACGTTCCGAACCCTAAGCGTATTACTGACAAGCCTTTCCTTATGCCTGTAGAAGACGTATTCTCCATTACTGGGCGAGGAACTGTTGCCACCGGTAGAGTAGAGCAAGGTGTCCTAAAAATTAACGAAGAATTGGAAATCATCGGTATTAGAGATACGCAGAAAACTGTTGTTACTGGTATCGAAATGTTCAGAAAGTTATTGGATCAGGCAGAAGCCGGAGACAATATCGGTGCACTTCTTCGTGGTACTAAAAAAGAAGACATTGAGAGAGGTCAAGTTCTCGCTAAGCCGGGTTCCATTACCCCTCACAAGAAGTTTGCTGCTGAGGTTTATGTACTAACAAAAGATGAGGGAGGCCGTCATAAGCCATTCTTCAATAATTATCGTCCTCAGTTCTATTTCAGAACTACAGATATAACAGGGGTATGTATGCTTCCTGCTGGAATGGAAATGGTGATGCCGGGAGATAACGTTTCTGTTACGATAGAATTGATTCACCCAATTGCTATGGATAAGGGTTTGAACTTCGCGATTCGTGAAGGTGGTAAAACAATCGGGTCTGGTGTAGTTGCAGACATCATTGAGTAG
- a CDS encoding GTP-binding protein, whose amino-acid sequence MAYSIHVEVVVFAIMKYRQIINFGIFAHIDAGKTTLTERILFQEKVISSLGDVESGTTETDFLEEEISRGISIQSVVVRFEKKFQNTKILCNLIDTPGHLDFDEQVEEALEVIDIAILVVDVNNTIQSQTEVLWEKLNRKNIPIIIFINKIDSTEFDLLKKISEIKKGLSKKIYPAFFLKQNSNQKMESILKAKKADENILIPFIEWNEKLSEKYLQSPENIQSIALEGLQKGFHIREVFPLLIGSAKTGNGVGDLIDLVCFLGEVFHRAKKNEDESAIIFKKQIHPEFGKIYYLKAIKEIHRNDVLYSSYGEIGFNQIFFIQSLSIEEESEVEEGDIFLAILSIDVPKNIILYNKEKKNLENKQKDRESAGQFGIVVEPKSTNNSFDLNNSLKELTWEDDSFSLKFQRITSQIELWGQGELHLEIGLSRLRKRIGEIFSTGELKVARYEIWKNVAEKHVFFHSIKEGMESSGEITVFLEKSNDLIRSVFFEENVPEEIREPIRDGFEEIMSHGNFGEEILGVKLRVISYDKPSEFNNPILSLLKVAVISGLKSCIKGKTELIGSLSSFEIVVPDFSLGKVLAELGSRSAKILKICEEDFQVCRVTGEVSTENLLGFTASLRNMTKGKGIFHSKVNFSISQYSVIEIK is encoded by the coding sequence TTGGCTTATTCGATACATGTCGAGGTTGTAGTATTTGCAATTATGAAATACAGGCAAATCATAAATTTTGGAATTTTCGCCCATATCGATGCAGGCAAGACTACTCTTACCGAAAGAATCTTATTCCAAGAAAAAGTAATTTCTTCATTAGGGGATGTTGAAAGCGGTACAACGGAAACTGATTTTTTGGAAGAGGAAATCTCCAGAGGAATTTCTATTCAATCTGTTGTAGTTAGATTTGAAAAAAAATTCCAAAACACAAAAATTCTATGCAATTTAATAGATACTCCGGGTCATTTAGATTTTGATGAGCAAGTAGAAGAAGCCTTAGAGGTTATAGACATTGCCATTCTTGTAGTAGATGTAAACAATACGATTCAATCGCAAACAGAAGTTTTATGGGAAAAATTAAATCGAAAAAATATCCCGATTATTATTTTTATCAACAAAATAGATTCTACAGAATTTGATTTATTAAAAAAAATATCGGAAATAAAAAAAGGGCTAAGTAAAAAAATCTATCCTGCGTTCTTTCTGAAACAAAACTCCAACCAAAAAATGGAATCAATACTAAAAGCCAAAAAGGCAGACGAGAATATTCTGATTCCATTTATTGAGTGGAATGAGAAACTATCTGAAAAATATTTACAATCACCGGAGAATATACAGTCAATTGCATTGGAAGGGCTTCAAAAAGGTTTTCATATAAGAGAAGTTTTTCCTTTGTTAATAGGTAGCGCAAAAACCGGAAATGGAGTGGGCGATCTGATTGATTTAGTGTGTTTTCTTGGAGAAGTATTTCACAGAGCCAAAAAAAATGAAGATGAGTCGGCTATAATTTTTAAAAAACAAATTCATCCGGAATTTGGAAAAATCTATTATTTAAAAGCTATTAAGGAAATTCACAGAAACGATGTTCTGTATTCCTCGTATGGAGAAATTGGCTTTAATCAGATTTTTTTTATTCAATCTCTTTCTATTGAAGAGGAAAGTGAAGTGGAGGAGGGAGATATTTTTTTAGCTATCCTTTCTATTGATGTTCCGAAAAATATAATTCTCTACAACAAAGAAAAAAAGAATCTCGAAAACAAACAGAAAGATAGGGAATCTGCGGGGCAATTTGGAATTGTGGTCGAGCCGAAATCTACAAATAACTCTTTCGATCTAAACAATTCATTAAAAGAGCTTACATGGGAAGACGACTCTTTCTCATTGAAATTTCAAAGAATTACAAGTCAAATCGAGTTGTGGGGACAGGGAGAATTGCACCTTGAAATTGGTTTGTCTAGACTCCGTAAAAGAATTGGTGAAATTTTCTCTACAGGTGAATTAAAAGTTGCAAGATATGAGATATGGAAAAATGTGGCAGAAAAGCACGTTTTTTTTCATTCCATAAAAGAAGGGATGGAAAGTAGCGGAGAAATAACAGTTTTTTTAGAAAAGTCAAACGATCTGATTCGTTCTGTTTTTTTTGAAGAAAATGTTCCTGAAGAAATCCGTGAGCCTATTCGGGACGGATTTGAAGAGATTATGTCTCACGGGAATTTTGGAGAAGAGATACTTGGAGTGAAACTTCGAGTTATTTCTTACGACAAGCCGAGTGAATTCAACAATCCTATACTTTCACTTTTGAAAGTAGCCGTTATTAGCGGGTTGAAATCTTGTATCAAAGGAAAAACTGAGCTTATAGGCTCTTTGTCTTCATTTGAGATTGTTGTGCCAGATTTTAGCCTTGGAAAAGTGTTGGCTGAATTGGGCTCAAGGTCGGCTAAGATTCTAAAAATCTGTGAGGAAGATTTTCAGGTGTGTCGTGTGACTGGAGAGGTAAGTACTGAAAACTTACTTGGCTTTACAGCCTCTCTTAGAAATATGACAAAAGGGAAAGGAATTTTTCATTCGAAAGTGAATTTCTCCATTTCTCAATATAGTGTTATTGAAATAAAATAA
- the rpsG gene encoding 30S ribosomal protein S7: MSRRRGKSEPREIKPDPRYNDKIVAKFINCLMYSGERNVAEKIFYDAMDTIQTKTGSNPYEVFNQALENVKPEVEVKSRRVGGATYQVPIEVRPERRLSLGIKWLIRYSRERNEKSMSSKLAGEFMEAQKGTGASIKKKEDIRKMAEANKAFSHYRW, from the coding sequence ATGTCAAGAAGAAGAGGAAAATCAGAACCAAGGGAAATTAAACCCGATCCAAGGTATAACGATAAAATTGTAGCTAAATTCATCAATTGCCTTATGTATTCTGGGGAAAGAAATGTAGCAGAAAAAATATTTTATGATGCTATGGATACAATCCAGACCAAGACAGGAAGTAACCCTTACGAAGTTTTTAATCAAGCATTAGAAAATGTAAAACCAGAAGTAGAAGTAAAATCGAGAAGAGTCGGTGGTGCAACTTATCAAGTTCCCATTGAAGTTCGTCCTGAAAGAAGACTTTCGCTTGGAATCAAATGGCTAATTCGTTATTCCAGAGAGAGAAATGAAAAATCTATGAGTTCTAAACTTGCAGGTGAGTTTATGGAAGCACAAAAAGGAACGGGAGCTTCTATTAAAAAGAAAGAAGATATTAGGAAAATGGCAGAAGCAAACAAGGCTTTCAGTCACTATCGTTGGTAG
- a CDS encoding 30S ribosomal protein S12, giving the protein MPTINQLIRFGRKGQKKKTKSPALKACPQKRGVCTRVMTFTPKKPNSALRKVARVRLSTGVEVTAYIPGEGHNLQEHNVVMIRGGRVKDLPGVRYHIIRGTLDTLGVDKRRRGRSKYGAKKPKA; this is encoded by the coding sequence ATGCCAACAATTAATCAACTTATAAGATTTGGAAGAAAAGGGCAAAAGAAAAAAACAAAATCTCCCGCTTTAAAAGCCTGCCCCCAGAAAAGAGGAGTATGTACAAGAGTAATGACTTTTACTCCTAAAAAACCAAACTCTGCCTTACGAAAAGTAGCAAGGGTTAGGCTATCTACAGGAGTCGAAGTGACTGCTTATATTCCGGGCGAAGGACACAACTTGCAAGAGCATAATGTTGTAATGATTCGTGGTGGAAGGGTAAAGGATTTACCGGGGGTGCGTTATCATATAATTCGAGGAACGTTAGACACCTTAGGTGTTGATAAGAGAAGAAGAGGAAGATCTAAATACGGAGCGAAAAAGCCAAAGGCTTAG
- the rpoC gene encoding DNA-directed RNA polymerase subunit beta' — MKNYTSFESITIRLASPERIKEWSHGEVKKPETINYRTLKPEREGLFCEKIFGTTKDWECYCGKFKSIRYKGVVCDKCGVEVTHSKVRRERMGHIELAAPVSHIWYYRSVPSRMGLLLDMTINALKTILYFEKYVIIEPADSGRLKGELLDEEEYHTYLDEYGDKFIAGIGADAIKEILARIDVDAEARAIRQKIQDKNKTSDKRLLKRLEVLEAFRDSNNRPEWMVLDILPVIPPELRPMVQLDGGRFATSDLNDLYRRVINRNNRLKRLLALKAPEIIVRNEKRMLQEAVDALFDNSRRKRTVKGKGNRPLKSISDMLKGKQGRFRQNLLGKRVDYSGRSVIVVGPELKFHQMGLPKKMALELFKPFIMKRLVDLELAPNIKSAKKKVEAEDKDVFEALETVVREHPVLLNRAPTLHRLGIQAFLPILVEGKAIKLHPLVCHAFNADFDGDQMAIHVPLSPKAQLETWMLMLSPHNILNPANGNPICGPTQDIVLGIYYLTSEIQNGLGHGRFFTGLDEINYALDTKSLELRAKISVLYQDKIIETTPGRMIFNTAFPKGYNYINRTLGDKETNKIIAEIYDIYGPGPTVVMLDDIKRLGYKYATIFAPTISIEDIRVSPQKPILVSEANKEVEKADMEYRRGIITNEERKKKVIEIWTKANDHITDSMFKELEKDKGGFNPVYVMAASGARGSKAQIRQLAGMRGLMAKPSGEIIELAIRSNFREGLGILEFFISTHGARKGLADTALKTADAGYLTRRLVDISQDVIINEIDCGTSDFITLGTVKEGENVIVSLADRVFGRYTAEEIIDPVTETVVFPKNTLISRTVGQKIENLGYTKINVRSPLTCESRQGICTTCYGMDMARLVPAEIGEAVGTIAAQSIGQPGTQLTMRTFHIGGAASAKIQEKDHKVSFRSVVRSINGRTINNSSGQKVFSRRGSIVIQHLISDYALSELQNLRVQPDQEVDKGEVFATSLKGDMVTAEMSGKIEIDSSRLRILGQEIVIPIKVGTIVNVNSGDIVEANKSLAEFDPFNELCISDIDGTVSWVDLEVGKNLRRDEDAKTLNITYKVIEQKREKLKPRLIVGSEEYIVPVDAILVLKNGDKVKKGDTLYKIPSVAEKTRDITGGLPRVDELFEARRPKDATTLAEVDGKIEDRGDIVKEKRVFYIIPDNPEMEKIKVQIPVGKQLRVQNGEYVKQGDQLDDGSLDPHDILKIKGPDALYAYLVKEVQEVYRLQGVHINDKHIEVVVRQMLRKVIISDSGDTSFVTQQQVDKFAFKEENQRVEKEGGSSAQSQPVLLGLTKASLNTESFFSAASFQETTKVLTDAAIKGKTDKLIGLKENVIIGHMIPAGTGMKKYQEIDVYKDYYGDLEKIQNPVPDDSGAVNIIPASTKPIIDEEEEDE; from the coding sequence ATGAAAAATTACACAAGTTTTGAATCCATTACCATCCGACTCGCATCTCCTGAGAGAATCAAAGAATGGTCACACGGTGAAGTAAAAAAACCGGAGACTATAAATTACAGAACTCTGAAACCGGAAAGGGAAGGACTTTTTTGTGAGAAAATTTTCGGAACGACTAAGGACTGGGAATGCTATTGTGGTAAATTCAAATCTATTCGTTACAAGGGAGTAGTTTGTGATAAATGTGGCGTAGAAGTCACCCACTCGAAAGTTAGAAGAGAAAGAATGGGGCATATTGAGCTTGCGGCTCCTGTATCTCATATTTGGTATTATAGGTCTGTACCTTCTCGTATGGGGCTACTGTTGGATATGACTATAAACGCTCTAAAAACTATTTTGTATTTTGAAAAATATGTGATTATTGAACCGGCAGACTCAGGAAGATTGAAAGGAGAGCTGTTGGACGAAGAGGAATACCATACCTATCTCGATGAATATGGGGATAAATTTATCGCAGGTATTGGTGCCGATGCAATTAAAGAAATTCTTGCGAGAATTGATGTGGACGCAGAGGCAAGGGCTATTCGACAAAAAATACAAGATAAGAATAAAACTTCCGATAAAAGATTATTGAAGAGGTTGGAAGTTTTAGAAGCCTTTCGAGATTCCAATAACCGTCCTGAATGGATGGTATTGGATATTTTACCTGTGATTCCTCCTGAACTTCGACCAATGGTGCAATTGGATGGAGGAAGATTTGCTACATCCGATTTGAATGACTTATACAGAAGAGTTATCAACCGTAACAATAGATTGAAAAGACTTTTGGCTCTCAAAGCTCCTGAAATCATTGTAAGAAATGAGAAAAGAATGCTCCAAGAAGCAGTAGATGCACTCTTTGATAATTCCAGAAGAAAAAGGACTGTCAAAGGGAAGGGGAATCGTCCTTTAAAATCTATTTCCGATATGTTGAAAGGAAAGCAAGGAAGGTTTAGACAGAATTTACTTGGTAAGCGTGTTGACTACTCCGGGCGATCTGTGATTGTAGTCGGTCCTGAGTTAAAATTTCACCAGATGGGTCTTCCTAAAAAAATGGCTTTGGAATTATTCAAACCTTTTATTATGAAAAGATTGGTTGACCTTGAGTTAGCTCCAAATATTAAAAGTGCAAAGAAAAAAGTAGAAGCAGAAGATAAAGATGTATTCGAGGCGCTTGAAACAGTAGTAAGAGAGCACCCTGTTTTATTGAATCGTGCACCTACTCTACACAGATTGGGAATACAAGCATTTTTACCTATTTTAGTAGAAGGTAAGGCAATCAAACTCCACCCACTTGTGTGCCACGCATTTAACGCTGACTTTGACGGAGACCAGATGGCGATTCACGTTCCACTTTCTCCAAAAGCACAATTAGAAACTTGGATGCTCATGCTAAGCCCTCACAATATCTTGAACCCTGCAAACGGTAACCCGATTTGTGGTCCTACTCAGGATATAGTGCTCGGAATTTATTACCTTACGAGTGAAATTCAAAATGGTCTTGGGCATGGAAGATTTTTTACAGGTCTAGACGAGATCAACTATGCTTTAGATACTAAGTCTTTGGAGCTAAGGGCAAAAATCAGCGTATTGTATCAAGATAAAATCATCGAGACTACACCCGGAAGAATGATTTTTAACACTGCGTTTCCAAAGGGTTACAATTATATCAACCGAACTCTTGGGGACAAGGAAACCAATAAGATCATTGCAGAGATATATGATATTTATGGGCCAGGACCAACCGTTGTAATGCTGGACGATATTAAAAGGCTGGGTTACAAATACGCTACAATATTTGCACCAACCATCTCGATAGAAGATATTCGAGTGTCTCCTCAAAAGCCGATTCTGGTATCCGAAGCAAATAAAGAAGTGGAAAAGGCGGATATGGAGTACAGAAGAGGGATTATCACAAATGAAGAAAGAAAGAAAAAGGTAATCGAAATCTGGACTAAAGCAAACGATCATATCACAGATAGTATGTTTAAAGAATTAGAAAAAGACAAGGGAGGGTTTAATCCGGTTTATGTTATGGCTGCATCCGGTGCAAGGGGTTCTAAGGCTCAAATTCGTCAGCTTGCCGGGATGAGGGGGCTTATGGCAAAACCATCAGGGGAGATTATAGAGCTTGCAATTCGATCCAATTTCCGTGAAGGTCTTGGTATCTTAGAATTTTTTATTTCTACACACGGTGCAAGAAAAGGTCTTGCAGATACTGCTTTAAAAACTGCCGATGCTGGTTATTTGACAAGAAGACTTGTGGATATTTCTCAAGATGTGATTATCAACGAAATAGATTGCGGTACGTCTGACTTCATTACACTTGGAACTGTAAAAGAAGGTGAAAATGTAATTGTATCTCTTGCTGATAGGGTGTTTGGAAGATACACAGCAGAAGAGATTATCGATCCTGTTACGGAAACAGTTGTATTTCCAAAAAACACTTTGATCTCTCGAACTGTCGGGCAGAAAATAGAAAATTTAGGCTATACAAAAATCAATGTAAGGTCTCCATTAACATGTGAGTCCAGACAAGGAATTTGTACAACTTGCTATGGAATGGATATGGCAAGATTGGTTCCGGCAGAGATAGGGGAAGCCGTAGGGACTATTGCAGCTCAATCAATCGGACAACCCGGAACTCAGTTGACAATGCGTACATTCCATATCGGTGGAGCTGCATCTGCAAAAATTCAGGAAAAAGACCACAAGGTGTCCTTTAGAAGTGTTGTTCGATCTATTAATGGAAGAACAATAAATAACTCGTCCGGTCAAAAAGTATTTAGCAGAAGAGGTTCTATCGTAATTCAACATTTGATTTCTGATTATGCTCTTAGTGAACTTCAAAATCTAAGAGTTCAACCAGACCAAGAAGTTGACAAGGGAGAAGTTTTTGCTACTTCCTTGAAAGGCGACATGGTTACTGCTGAAATGAGTGGTAAAATTGAGATAGATTCTTCCAGATTAAGAATTTTAGGGCAAGAAATTGTAATCCCTATAAAAGTGGGAACAATAGTAAACGTAAACAGTGGAGATATAGTTGAAGCAAATAAGTCGTTAGCGGAATTTGATCCATTCAATGAATTGTGTATTTCTGACATAGACGGAACTGTGTCTTGGGTTGATCTTGAAGTCGGAAAAAATTTGCGTAGAGATGAAGACGCTAAAACTCTAAATATTACTTACAAGGTAATTGAGCAAAAAAGAGAGAAATTAAAACCAAGATTGATAGTTGGAAGCGAAGAATACATTGTTCCTGTAGATGCAATTTTAGTCTTAAAAAATGGAGACAAAGTTAAAAAAGGAGACACTCTTTACAAAATCCCATCTGTTGCGGAAAAGACAAGGGACATTACCGGAGGTCTTCCAAGGGTTGACGAGCTTTTTGAAGCAAGAAGACCAAAAGATGCAACTACACTCGCAGAAGTGGACGGTAAAATTGAAGATAGGGGGGATATAGTAAAAGAGAAACGAGTATTCTACATCATTCCTGACAACCCTGAAATGGAAAAAATCAAAGTACAAATTCCAGTAGGGAAACAGCTTAGAGTTCAAAACGGTGAATATGTCAAGCAAGGGGATCAGTTAGACGACGGGAGCTTGGACCCGCACGATATATTAAAAATCAAGGGACCGGATGCTTTGTATGCGTATTTAGTAAAAGAAGTACAGGAAGTTTATCGTCTTCAGGGAGTTCATATAAACGATAAGCATATAGAAGTAGTTGTTCGTCAAATGCTTAGAAAGGTTATTATTTCCGATAGCGGAGATACTTCATTTGTTACCCAGCAACAGGTTGACAAATTTGCATTCAAAGAAGAAAACCAAAGAGTTGAAAAGGAAGGGGGAAGTTCTGCACAGTCACAACCGGTATTATTGGGGTTGACTAAAGCATCTTTGAATACCGAGTCCTTCTTCTCTGCTGCTTCTTTTCAGGAAACTACAAAGGTTTTAACAGACGCTGCAATTAAAGGAAAAACAGACAAACTCATCGGCTTAAAAGAAAATGTGATCATAGGACACATGATCCCGGCTGGTACTGGTATGAAAAAGTATCAGGAAATAGACGTTTATAAAGATTATTACGGAGACTTGGAGAAAATTCAAAATCCAGTTCCTGATGATTCAGGAGCAGTGAATATTATCCCAGCTTCAACGAAACCTATTATAGACGAGGAAGAAGAAGATGAATAG